The Tripterygium wilfordii isolate XIE 37 chromosome 5, ASM1340144v1, whole genome shotgun sequence DNA segment GCCATCTCCTCCTGATCGATTCAAGCCTGGCTTTGTGTATAAACGACGTCAACCAACTTTACCCCTTCCGGAGATTGATCCATCCCCTGAGACTGTTCAGACAGCTCCTCGACGATCTACCAGAGTCTCGCATCCTCCTGATAGGTATGGTTTTTCTCATACGTCTCTCACCGCTACTTTATCCAATATTTCAATTCCTTCATGTTACTCCGAGGCTGTCAAACATGAGTGTTGGAAAAGGGCGATGCAGGAGGAACTTCACGCTCTTCAGGAAAATCATACATGGGACATCATTCCTCGTCCATCTACTGTTAAGCTCATTGGGTGTAAATGGGTTTACTCAGTTAAACTTCGTTCTGATGGGACTTTGGATCGTTATAAGGCACGGCTGGTTGCTTTGGGTAATAGGCAAGAATATGGGATTGACTATGAGGAGACATTCGCTCCTGTGGCAAAAATGACTACGGTACGTACAATCATTGCTATTGCTGCTTCACAGAGTTGGCCACTTcaccaaatggatgtcaagaatgCTTTTCTACATGGTGATCTCAAAGAGGATGTTTACATGACTCCTCCACCTGGTCTATTTTCTACCTCTACTTCAGAAGTGTGTAAGTTAAACCGGTCCttgtatggattaaaacaagctcctcggGCATGGTTTGAAAAGTTCCGGTCTACCttacttaaattttcatttgtgcAAAGCCAATATGACTCGTCTTTGTTTATTTGCAAGACCTCCGCTGGTGTTGTTTTCCTACTCGTTTATGTAGATGACATCGTGATCACTGGTACAGATTCCTCCTTGATTGCTCACCTTCAACAGAAACTTCAAGACTCTTTTCACATGAAGGACCTTGGTCCTCTTACGTATTTCTTGGGTTTGGAGGTTCATACTGATACTTCTGGGGTGTTTGTGCATCAACATAAATATGCCCAAGATTTGGTTGCTTTGGCTGGTCTTCAAGATTCTTCCTCGGTGGATACCCCATTGGAAGTCAATCTTAAATACCGTTGTGAGGAGGGCGATCTTCTCCCAGATCCTAGTATGTTTCGGCAGTTGGTTGGTAGCTTGAATTATTTGACTATTACACGACCTGATATCTCTTTTGCTGTTCAGCAAGTTAGCCAATTTATGCAGTCTCCACGACATCTACATTTGGCAGCAGTTCGTCGTATCATTCGATACCTGCGAGGTTCTTTGAGTCGTGGTTTGTTTTTTCCTGTTGATACTCCTATTCGTCTTGATGCCTttagtgatgctgattgggcaggatgTCCTAATACTCGTCGTTCTGTTACTGGTTGGTGTATGTTTCTTGGAAAGTCCCTAATATcttggaaaagtaagaagcaagatCGTGTTTCCAAATCTTCGACTGAATCAGAGTATCGTGCTATGTCTGCAGCGTGTTCAGAGGTTGTTTGGCTTCGTGGGCTACTCGCTGAACTTGGCTTTCCTCAATCTGATCCCACTCCTCTCCATGCTGACAACACCAGTGCTATTCAAATTGCTACTAATCCAGTATATCATGAGCGTACTAAGCACATCGAGGTGGATTGTCACTATATCCGAGACGCTGTGGATACTCGTGTGATTTCTCTTCCGCATGTTTCCACCAACCTCCAGATTGCTGATGTGTTTACCAAGGCTATGACAAGGCAACGTCATCAGTTTTTGGTTGGCAAATTGCTGCTTCTTGATCGCCCAGCATCAATTTGAGGGGGGATGATAGTATCATAgaagatatagctgctgttatagctgtatagctgttagttagtcagatatagctgctgttagtcataGAAGATACAgctgttagtcagatatagctgtatagctgttagttagtcagatatagctgctgttagtcataGAAGATACAgctgttagtcagatatagctgttaGTCATAATAATACGGCTGTTAGTCACAATATTAGGCTGGTATTATGAAACAATATGAGGGGGAATGGAAGGAACTCGAACGAGGAAGGGGGACAGCAAGATTTACAGCAATATTGACAAAGATTTACAGCAATATTGACACCGATGAACACTGTCGCAAACAGTGAtaataaagaaaaccctaagagctccgataccaaaaagAATATGAGAaattgtgttgtatattcataTTGTGAGACTGcacattatatagttacattgagcATTGCTCCTCTCGTTACTGTAACACAATTACTTTCCCTTAACTTTACATATTGCAGTAAAATGCTAATTAGCATGTAAATAAGTGACAGAGAAAATACCATCTTTTACTATTCTTTTGCCAGATCTTTGTCAAGGAATTGATAGATTGAAGAGGACCGATAAAGCGATACCTAACACAGCATCAAAATACATTTCAAAATAAAAGGCAGATCCACCTATGGCAGCGCATTACACAATTTGAAACGAATTCTCATTCTTACTCTGGTAAAGATCTCGGGTCATTGGGATTGATAAAAAGCATGATGAAACAATCATTCCCTGGAAAGGAAAAATTCAATTGTAACAGCAAATAAAACAAGGAATGAACATCAAATCATATTCAACAATCTAATGGCCAACCTATATTGATTTGACGAGAGGAAATGGCATGAGATGGTTTGTTCAGATCAATAACCCAAAGAGATTTGTCAATGTCATCCAATATAGACCAAAATTCTTGAAATTTATCCACATGCTAGGAACAAAACAAAGGAATATaagataaaatatgaaaatttaaatTCTTGTGTAGCAGTAAGGACTTATAAATGTGCCCAATTGATAGGATGGATCACATCCATAAGCAGTGCCTGGAAGCAATCTCTTAATTCCGAGCTGAAAAATTGCAACAAAATACCTCTTGGAACTGCTGCACCAAATCTTTCAGTCTTGAATTTCTTGACCATTCTAGATTAGGTATGCAAGGTAAATCCTGAAGAGGCATTCCAAAATATTATTAGGCTTAGAATAAAAGAGTTCATAAAACAAGCACATCATTGGAGACCAACTGCTGAAATCGATGGTGAGGTTTTTGGATAGGTTTTATCCAGCTGAACCTCCACAATATGCACTCTTCCCGTCTTATCTCTATCAAGCAGATACATTAAGTTTGAATACTCACCATTATTTACACAGAAAATACACACAAGAAAATGATGATGCAGAGTTAGGAAGGAATACTTAGAATCCATTTACATGACAGGCCACGTGCAGGAAAGTAGAGGTGCAGACAACGAAAACATTAACCAATTGATATTATGCCCAATAATTACAAGCTCCAGTGCATCACCATTGTGGTAAACTTAATCCAAATCTTTTATTTGTAGGTTTAACATCAATTTCATCTCATACCTTACTCTGTAATGGATAATCTGAATTTTTAAGGTAGAAGTACAAAAAGAATTACCTGCATATTTTGTTATTAAGCCACTGGCAAGTGGCAAGAGTTAATACACAAGTACCCCAGTtagtaaaaaattgaaaataaataaaagaaaaaaggagagggaaaaaaatgtaAGTGTGAAGTTCTCAAAAGAAGCCATGGGTTTGTGGAAGAACATACTTTTAAGAACTCATTATGACTAAATTGTTGTGATTTATATCTGGAATTTGGCAATAAATAACCATGCTTGATCATTTAGTTATGACTTGCTTGTGGTTCTTTTCTCAAATAGTCTGTCAGGTTCTCTTAATTAAATACACTATTTTAAGCACATAATGTCGGATAGACAAGGGAACAAGAAACTTGATTACTTTTCCAACAACGGAAAAAAATTTACTTGGATCATGAATCGAAGTAAAAACATCTTACAGTATTCGAAAGCTTAGAAATGTCATGTCCCCTCCCAACCTCACTAGATGCTCCCATCCAACCTCTTCTATCTGcatataccaaaaaaaaaatcacattaacCAACTCAACATCTAAAATTTATTACTTTTGATGACAAGTTTTATCCAACCATGACAACAAATTTAGGAGGAAATTTTTCACGGAATTATGGCATATATATTGAATAAGACATATATATTGAAGATGACGACCAAAAGCAACTTAGACATTATGCCATTAAGTGTAATGAGAATACCATGGTGCAGTTACataaaacaaactaaagagaCCTAAGACACACGCTTAGCTTGGCAATAATCCATGAGAACTGAAAGATGGTaaacaaaagcataaaataggaaagaaaaagaaaaagaaaaactaaaaaatgataAACCATATGCAACTGAAATGTGCAGGAGAAGTACAGAAGCTTCAAATGTATACATGCTACAAATTGATTAGTACATTACCGATCATTGGCTATACAAGCAAAGCCATTGCTGATAATCATAGAAAGCAAAACATGATGTTTTATAAGACAACGGCAGTTTGACTCACCTCTGAGTATATTGAGCGGTAAAATGAAGATAAATTGGCCAACCGCCTGCATCTACTTTGTTCATTGCGCTCCTGCAACATCCGATTGATTCAAGTCTCTTACGATTAAGATCAAGAGTACAAATTTTAACACGGCACAATGTAGCGCGAGCCCAGTGGGGCTTTTTCTCAAACAGTTAGTTCGCTTGAGGAGATGACCCTCAGTCACTCACCAATCCCGTATCAGCCATAATCGATCCAATAATCAAATACTAAAGAGCACATCAAATTATAATCACTACCATTTTATTAGAGAAATCGCAATGCTCCATTCCTTCCCACTCAGAATTTTCCGTCAACGTCGATGGATTCTTTCTAAAGGGAAACGTCGGCTCAGCTTTCCGATGGCGTTGTGGTTCTCTGTGTAAAGGAGTTGATGGGAAATCGTCAGCTCAGCTTTCTGAACGCCGCCACTGGCTGTTTGGCTTCTCAATTGGCGCCAATTGCCGAGGAGGCTAAAAATGCGATTCTAATAAATCATCTTGGATAAGCATCCAAATCACCGTTGTACTTTGAAAAAATATCAATCAAGTCCATAAAATATCAACCAGTCCATCTACTTTGTTTCACGCTAAACAAAAGTCATTCGACTTTTGAATGTTGGTCTCCAAGGGCAGAGACCGAAACTCATCGTGGGGTGGGTTATTACATATTGATTGGGATGCCTTTTTTATGGTTCTTTAACAACAATATAACTCATTAAATGATATGATGCATGATAAAATAACCCAAAATATTAAGATAAATGCACATTAAAatgtatgaaaactaaataaagatCATGTAgagttaaaaatatatatatatatatttttagagCACATGAGCattgttattttttgttgtttagtATTAGCAATAATAGAATAAATAACTTTAAGATTactattgttatgtatttttcattACTATTAGTATTAGGTCATAagtaaaaggaaattgttcaaAATCAAGTCTAAATATACAAacctatatatacacaaactaCAAAATACAAATAGAAGATATATACATAATAGAAAATTCTCAAGTTAGGGATCCCtctctttatttaaaatgagggatccatctaacactaATAATTTGATGTAAGTGTGGTCCCCACATATGATAAGATCCGcgcatgaatggtgttagatgaatcccgcattttaaataaagtgcgggatcccgcACTTGAGAAGGCCtctatacataatatatatacatatataagtagcattttttttcttaaatttgggGGTAGGGTGTACCCCCTCCCTCCGCCCTTGTTCCCTTAGGATGAGCGCTATATGCAATTACACCCCAAAATTTCTTTAAAATGCACAATCTTAATATACTCCACTGTCCCTACCACTTTCAACCCCAAATCACCTTCTTCCATGAAACTCTAGAAGTTTCATGAAACCCCCCTTTACAGCTTCTCTCTCCGTTTCCATGGCTTCCTTTCACATACCCAAAACCTCCTCCaccacttcctcttcctcctccttcgaTGCTGATTCTATTTCTCTGTTTCACCTCCAATTTCTCTCAAAACCCATACCAAAGTTCATTTTCATTCCACAACCCTCAACACCCACTActcaaattgcatcaattgCCCCTCTCCGATCAACTTTCTCACACACTTCCCCTTACCCACTCTCCACCCCCATAAAAAGAGAACGGAAAAATTAAAAGTGATGGTAACAACCAGATCTGTCATGGCATGAATCAAGTCTTCGGTTTGGCTCCTATCGATCGCTACACCGTCAAGCTGCAACCAGGTCTTCTCAAGATTCATCCTCTCAATTGCCAACATCGAATTGAGACGGGGGTCAATCGATGGTGTTGGATGAAGAAAAGGACGATGATGTTAATAGTGTAGATTGTAGTGATGATGGTGCTACTAGCATGCCATGGCAGAGTTGTAGATTTAGGGTTTGGGACTAGCCATGGTACAGTTGTAGATTTAGGGTTTGGGACTAGGGATGtagtttgtgtttttgttgaaaaaacaaaaaaaaaggggtgtACTACTTTGCATTGATTTTAACAATGACATTACATTGAAATTGTTTCAGTTCACTGGTtattccactgatttaaaacaatagattaagttattccattgatcttaatatGTCATTCCATTGAAATTGTTTCTGGCACAtaattattccattgattaaaacaatggattagttattccattgatcttaatatTTCCCATTGAAATTGTGACGACCGCTAactattcaacttatttaaaacaatggatttagttatttcattgatttaaaacaatgaatttaagCGAAAATAATGGAATTCGTAAGATAAAACAATGGATTTCAATTTACTAAGCAATGCTTTGAAAATCGTGTAACGCTTTGAAAATCGTTCCTTTTCAAAATTGTCCGGTCATTTATGCTTTGAAAACCGTTCATTTTTAAATTTGCCCAGTCATTTGCTAAGTCAGTTTGTCACATAAACTTGGGATGAGTTGGGCTCCCTAGCATTACCAATAGCTAACATGAAAGTATAAAtcaagcactagggtacttaattcaCCGTTAGCTATCCGATTCAATTCCTTTGGCAATTGATTTCCCTATCATATTCGATGTTTCATTCTTGACTACACCAAAAGTGTCTTTATTCCTAACCTCTGTTATTATTAACATTCGGATTCAAGAAACAAAGACCCATTAAAAGTTGTGGATTAACCGTGTAGCGACTGCATAGACCATACCCCTATATTCTTATGGTTCATGCCACTTATGGTATTTATGGTGAgaagcaaaccctagatatcttcTTCtagtctcaatctaggcaacacaTCATTTGAATGTTAATAAGACATCCAAAAATAGTAAGCACAAACATAAATACTCAACAAAGTATGGAAATCACAATAAAGCAAAAGCCAACTTCATCGAGGTTAGGTTACACTAGGACcgtagttagaggattagttcctcatagtAGAAGAAGGTAAATAAGAAACCCATAAATATAGAGATAGAAAGAATAAACTT contains these protein-coding regions:
- the LOC119998669 gene encoding E3 ubiquitin-protein ligase FANCL-like, producing the protein MEHCDFSNKMERNEQSRCRRLANLSSFYRSIYSEIEEVGWEHLVRLGGDMTFLSFRILDKTGRVHIVEVQLDKTYPKTSPSISADLPCIPNLEWSRNSRLKDLVQQFQEHVDKFQEFWSILDDIDKSLWVIDLNKPSHAISSRQINIGNDCFIMLFINPNDPRSLPEYRFIGPLQSINSLTKIWQKNSKRWTKERPFLENLTFVLETQLPRPADVQMNDQQDECGICYAQCLPIDDELGTKLEIVTDYICDNSSCSKAFHSICLAEWLRSITTTRQSFNVLFGKCPYCSEPVAVKIDNAKK